In Acanthopagrus latus isolate v.2019 chromosome 23, fAcaLat1.1, whole genome shotgun sequence, the genomic window TTGATAGAAATATTTGTGTTATAATCACAAAGTAACTCGCACATTTAGTAACTAACTGCAACCAAAGGTCGCCAAAGGTCTCCGTGAAGCGCGTTTCCGAgctttagtttattttattctttaaataatTTCCCGGAAGTTGTGGTATGTATACTTAATTTTCCTTCACACTCAGTCCACAGCTTTTCATTGGTAATTGTtcaggaaaaatacatttatgtttaatatttgtttcTATCATTTATTAGTATCAGTTGGAGTTATCATATACGTCACTTTTAAATCtcgcctgaaaacacacttattgCAAGTGGCTTACTCTGTATCAGACTAATCATACAATCACACTCTTGCCTATTCTCTCTTCCACTCTAGTGCACTACTCTCACCCTGGCACTATGTAATAGCgtcttcttatttatttattcatttatttatcctcATTTGCACTAAAtattctcctgttttttgttataCTGTCTGTGCGTACACTTGATTAATCATCATTCATAATCTGTTATGGTTAAAAGTTGAGATGGgaatttataaaaaaagaagagagaaaaaagacagagatgttgttttttctcaagtttttttttaacggtgTAAGTCTTGCTGTGGCTACCTGCCTCTGAAAAACACTACAAATACAACTCAGGAGCACACGAGACTCACACGGCGTTTCTCAGTGTTGTACAGTGATGTAGTTCCTCCTTGTCACCACAAGAGGGCAGAGTGCACTCATGATTCTGAGTACATTCAAGCTTTAGACCATTACTGGaattttaatgaaagaaaaccTTTCTATTCACTCAGTTGTTACTTCGTGTATTAATGTCTCAACCACATTAATTGTGAAATCTTCACTGATACCCAGATTGAATTTGGAACGAAGTTAATGTGACATTGCAGTTCCTCCCTGTGACCACAGGAGGGCAGTCGTTCTATAACTGCACAAGTCAATTGCCAGCAGCAACATACTGAACATCCGGCGCacaccttcaaaataaaagtaacttCAATCCACTGTTAAAGATGTCCCATTTAGGTTAGATAATATAACAGTATTCTTGTCGTACCTATgaatatcttcttttttaaaaatctttgtTATATCCACTGAAAATGTAGAATGTAATTCTTCTGTCAAAAGAAGTCGCGTTTTGATTGTGTTGTGTGGCTTTCAGGTGCTCCTGGAAACCACTGGTGACTTATTCCCAGTTCCCAGTGAACGTCTTTTGAATCTTTTTCGCTTTCGATGCATCATAGTTCAGGCGACACGATTACATAACATTTCATTACTAACTTCTCTTGTCGTTTCTCTGGTGGTGGCTGATATTTGTGAGACACGCGCGCCCACAAAAGACTAACCACACAATTACTTTCAGTTCGAGCTGAAGCTGTTtgagcattttctttctttctttctttcttcttcttcttttttttaactgtttaaagTATGACTTttcatggcaaaatgtggtctAATGAGATACAAAAAGAGTCAAACGgacagcgtgtgtgttttttcctgatATCTCAGGCTGCAGTTGGAGGCAGCACTAACCTGCCTGTCGGCTCCAGCTGATCTGAGTGAGAATGATTCAGATTCGCTGCTGAGTAGAAAGTGTTGGTGGTTTCGAAAGACAGAACTGAAAACAGCTACGAGAGCCTCCGTCTTTTCAAATGTCAGCCAAGCAACCGAGGTTTCACATCGGAACTGTCTAAATGGAGGAAACGTTATTCACGACGGTAGGATTCATATAATTACTAATAACATTTCTAATGTAGAAAGTCTGAAAATCTTCTCAGCACACATTTTCTGCTTATCTGCTGTGATGTGTGCTGGACCAGCAGCACGTTTCACTCCAGGTTTagtcaacatgttttatatgttgaTGAGTTTGTCTCATAGTTTCATACTTAATAATGAGGAGGTGAATTGTTTAATCATCGTTTATACGATTGCCTGCCAGATATTACTCAGCCAAGTggttttcaaatcagttttgctGCGTCTTCTGTTTAATTTTAGTTGAAACTTCGGAACAGCAGTGTGAAGTTGTTGTtatgatcattttatttcatacttTGTGACATTTTAGAGACGAAACAAGTGATTTGGATTTCCCAAGCTTTTGTTTAAATCATCTCTGACATGTTGGTTCCATCTACACTATGCTACATTACACCTGACCGCAACACTTTGAGATTAGCAGTCTGTGTTGCAAGAACTTCTGCTCAATTTCTACCGTTGATAGTTATTTGTGTCCTGACCACGCTAAGAATCACTGTGCTAAATTTATCCAGCGTAGACAGCAAGTGGCCTGACAAACACAAGCCACAGTTCAGTATATTAATGTAGACTAAGCTcgaaatcattttaaattgttgGTGAATATTGAAGGTGTACTGTCAGGACGGCCTTGTATTGATCATCAGCAGTTGTTGCACCTCTTGTGGACAACCTGTACTTATCCATAgctgtctgttttgtgtctgcagtAATGGCCATGGACAGCAGTGTGTGGAATACCTGCGACTACAGCCACAATGTCTCGTTCTTCTACAACTTGGTGGGTAAGAAGATCAGGGTGGTGTGGACGGCGCGGGACTTTGTGGTGATTGGACTTGGCCTGACAGTATGTGTCATCGTACTCTTGGCCAACCTGTTGGTGATGGTGGCCATCTTCTTGAACAAACGCTTCCACTTCCCCATCTATTATCTCCTGGGCAACATGGCTGCAGCAGACCTGTTTGCAGGTGTCGCCTACGCCAACCTGATGCTGAACACGGGCCCCTGGACCAGCACGCTCTCTAAAGAGCAGTGGTATATCCGTGGGGCATTGATTGACATCAGCCTGACAGCCTCAGTGGCCAACCTGCTGGCAGTCGCAGTGGAGCGCCACCAGACCATTATCACCATGCAGCTACACAGCAAGATGACCAAGCGGCGTGTGGTGCTGCTGATAGTCTGCATCTGGGCCGTGAGCATCATCATGGGCCTGGTGCCCTCAACAGTTTGGAATTGCGAGTGTGATTTCGATGATTGCTCCACCGTCGCACCCCTCTACAGTCGTCGCTTCCTTATCTTCTGGGCAGTTCTCAACCTACTCACATTCTTCATCATGGTGGCCATGTACACCCGTATCCTCGTCTATGTGAGATACCAGAGCAGGTATGCGTCTCAGCACAGCTCGGAGATGCAGCACAGCCAGACTATTGTCAACCTGATGAAAACGATCTCCATGGTCCTGGGTGAGAagttgtctctgtgtgtgaccCTCTATTGTTGGATGTTAGTTGTAGGCTTTCATGTTTGTGAGGTTTGTTTCTCGATTCAAAATTAACTACCATTTAAAGAGG contains:
- the lpar2a gene encoding lysophosphatidic acid receptor 2a isoform X2, whose translation is MLQLEAALTCLSAPADLSENDSDSLLSRKCWWFRKTELKTATRASVFSNVSQATEVSHRNCLNGGNVIHDVMAMDSSVWNTCDYSHNVSFFYNLVGKKIRVVWTARDFVVIGLGLTVCVIVLLANLLVMVAIFLNKRFHFPIYYLLGNMAAADLFAGVAYANLMLNTGPWTSTLSKEQWYIRGALIDISLTASVANLLAVAVERHQTIITMQLHSKMTKRRVVLLIVCIWAVSIIMGLVPSTVWNCECDFDDCSTVAPLYSRRFLIFWAVLNLLTFFIMVAMYTRILVYVRYQSRYASQHSSEMQHSQTIVNLMKTISMVLGAFVICWTPGLMTLLLDGLLGKASHANNYEKFCLLIAQCNSLVNPIIYSLRDAEMRSTFKSILCCLCRGAGQRREQVEHAEENIGCVVKSEDQTACTETNKREDSRAVL